In Polyangiaceae bacterium, a genomic segment contains:
- a CDS encoding TetR/AcrR family transcriptional regulator yields MAAKRTKQTKAHATARPKPADRQARRQQILEAARIVFAKRGYHQTTIEHIVAEAGVARGTFYLYFEDKRSVFGELIDRFSARISMAISSIVLDDPSRNVAEQARGNIHAIIGLALHEREMTKILFTDAVGLDPGFDRKLYSFYDEVVQLLTESLRQGQRLGIVADGEPRVLAYLTIGALKELLTQVVTLGLTADSAEVLTAQLYDFLSQGYLRVEPAAPARKRSR; encoded by the coding sequence ATGGCGGCAAAGCGCACCAAGCAGACCAAGGCTCACGCCACGGCGCGACCGAAGCCTGCGGACCGCCAGGCGCGGCGGCAACAGATCCTCGAGGCTGCCCGCATCGTCTTCGCCAAGCGCGGCTATCATCAGACGACCATCGAGCACATCGTTGCCGAGGCGGGAGTCGCTCGCGGGACGTTCTATCTCTACTTCGAGGACAAGCGCTCGGTGTTCGGAGAGTTGATCGATCGCTTCAGCGCGCGCATCTCGATGGCCATCAGCAGCATCGTGCTCGACGACCCCTCGCGGAATGTGGCGGAACAGGCGCGCGGAAACATCCACGCGATCATCGGGCTCGCGCTACATGAACGCGAGATGACCAAGATCCTGTTCACTGACGCGGTGGGCCTGGATCCGGGTTTTGACCGTAAGCTGTACAGTTTCTACGACGAGGTCGTGCAGCTGCTGACCGAGAGCCTGCGCCAAGGCCAGCGCTTGGGGATCGTTGCGGATGGCGAGCCTCGCGTGCTCGCGTACCTGACGATCGGCGCCCTGAAGGAGCTCTTGACGCAGGTCGTCACACTGGGGCTCACCGCCGACAGCGCTGAAGTGCTCACGGCCCAGCTCTACGACTTCCTGAGCCAAGGCTACCTGCGCGTCGAACCCGCCGCTCCCGCACGCAAGCGCTCACGCTAG
- a CDS encoding 2-oxoglutarate dehydrogenase E1 component, which produces MPGPEPAPNAMSLAFVEELYADYLQDPNSVPEDWRAYFAGTDGNGFKGQLGPSFAPASVFNPPSPRGNGQAASSASSASSAPAAPVDQGRAGPPPAPNTQMKHAPLGSMRPVGDVSELAIKQDRVDQLIRAYRVRGHMIAKIDPLDLPRGEEPPELAPEFYGLSEADLDRRFSSRTIYGTETLTLREIIDRLKATYCQSVGVQFMHIDDLATKNWLQERMEGVDNRITLSHDEQRRILSKLTDAVMLEEFVQKKFLGAKSFSLEGSESLIPLLDLMIDRAAEHGVNEIVLGMAHRGRLNVLANIMGKSPRDIFREFEDVDPELYRGSGDVKYHMGYSSDYTTSAGSKLHLSLCFNPSHLEFVNPVVQGRVRAKQDRAGDIERLTKIPVLIHGDAAFAGEGIVPETLNLSELIAYHVGGTVHIVVNNQIGFTTPPWQSRSTMYATDVAKMLQSPIFHVNGEDPDAVAHVVRLAMDFRMKFKRDVVIDMYGYRRHGHNEGDEPAFTQPVLYRAIAQRKSVRDGYLDHLLKLGGITQEEADQIAVDRRDNLETELSEARKRDFVKNVDWLGGVWQGYCGGAEAGVKEFDTGVDRDLLVDLLQRQTKVPSDFHPHKKIERLLEQRADMAAGKRGLDWGTAEALAFATLLMEGTRVRITGQDSGRGTFSQRHAVLYDVEDGRTYTPLAKLSGDQAPVEIYNSPLSEAGVMGFEWGYSLDWPDGLVVWEGQFGDFANAAQVIIDQFIVSAEDKWKRLSGLVLLLPHGFEGMGPEHSSARIERFLTLAAEENIQIVEPSTPAQYFHCLRRQAVRKWRKPLVVFTPKSLLRHPDAVSPLDDLATGRFQRVIADDLPVGGGRRVTRVFLCSGKVYYELMKRREELGREDIAIVRIEQYYPLADEHLRNALSPYPDGTPVIWIQNEPENMGAWRTLRARFGEKIFGRLPFSGVCRPESASPATGSNASHKLEQQELMERAFGGA; this is translated from the coding sequence ATGCCAGGACCTGAACCAGCACCGAACGCCATGAGCCTCGCTTTCGTCGAGGAGCTGTACGCCGACTACCTTCAAGATCCGAACAGTGTGCCCGAAGACTGGCGCGCCTACTTTGCGGGTACCGATGGCAACGGCTTCAAGGGGCAGCTGGGCCCGAGCTTCGCTCCCGCCAGTGTCTTCAATCCTCCGTCTCCTCGAGGAAACGGCCAGGCCGCGTCATCCGCGTCATCCGCGTCATCCGCGCCAGCCGCACCGGTCGACCAGGGCCGCGCGGGGCCTCCGCCGGCCCCGAACACTCAGATGAAGCACGCGCCCCTCGGATCGATGCGTCCGGTGGGTGATGTGAGCGAGCTCGCGATCAAGCAGGACCGCGTCGATCAATTGATTCGTGCCTACCGCGTGCGCGGACACATGATCGCCAAGATCGACCCCCTCGACTTGCCGCGGGGTGAGGAACCTCCCGAGCTCGCGCCCGAGTTCTATGGCCTGTCGGAGGCTGACCTCGATCGTCGGTTCTCGAGTCGCACGATCTACGGCACCGAGACGCTGACGCTGCGCGAGATCATCGATCGCTTGAAAGCGACCTACTGTCAGTCGGTGGGTGTGCAGTTCATGCACATCGATGATCTGGCGACGAAGAACTGGCTGCAAGAGCGCATGGAGGGCGTGGACAATCGCATCACGCTCTCCCACGACGAGCAGCGCAGAATTCTATCGAAGCTCACCGACGCGGTGATGCTCGAGGAGTTCGTGCAGAAGAAGTTCCTCGGCGCGAAGAGCTTCTCCCTGGAAGGCTCGGAGAGCTTGATCCCCTTGCTCGATCTGATGATCGACCGGGCAGCGGAACACGGCGTGAACGAGATCGTGCTCGGCATGGCGCATCGCGGGCGCCTCAACGTGCTCGCCAATATCATGGGCAAGAGCCCCCGCGATATCTTCCGCGAGTTCGAGGACGTGGACCCGGAACTCTATCGAGGCAGTGGCGATGTGAAGTATCACATGGGCTACAGCTCCGACTACACCACTTCCGCGGGGAGCAAGCTGCACCTGTCGCTGTGCTTCAACCCGAGCCACCTCGAGTTCGTCAACCCGGTCGTGCAAGGCCGTGTACGAGCGAAGCAGGATCGCGCGGGAGACATCGAACGCCTCACCAAGATCCCCGTGCTGATCCACGGCGACGCGGCGTTCGCGGGTGAGGGTATCGTGCCTGAGACGCTCAACCTGAGCGAGCTCATCGCCTACCACGTCGGCGGCACCGTCCACATCGTTGTCAACAACCAGATCGGCTTCACCACGCCACCCTGGCAGTCACGCTCGACGATGTACGCGACGGACGTCGCGAAGATGCTGCAGAGCCCGATTTTTCACGTGAACGGTGAAGACCCGGATGCGGTCGCTCACGTCGTGCGCCTCGCCATGGATTTCCGCATGAAATTCAAGCGAGACGTCGTGATCGACATGTATGGCTATCGTCGTCACGGCCACAACGAAGGCGACGAGCCGGCGTTCACCCAGCCGGTGCTCTACCGCGCGATTGCACAGCGAAAGAGCGTGCGCGACGGCTACCTCGACCACTTGCTCAAGCTCGGCGGCATCACTCAAGAAGAGGCCGATCAAATCGCCGTGGACCGACGCGACAACCTGGAGACGGAGCTGAGCGAGGCGCGCAAGCGTGACTTCGTGAAGAACGTCGACTGGCTTGGCGGTGTTTGGCAGGGCTACTGTGGCGGCGCCGAGGCGGGCGTGAAAGAGTTCGATACCGGCGTGGACCGCGACCTGTTGGTCGACCTGTTGCAACGGCAAACGAAGGTGCCGAGCGACTTCCACCCCCACAAGAAGATCGAGCGCTTGCTTGAGCAGCGAGCGGACATGGCTGCCGGCAAGCGTGGGCTCGACTGGGGTACCGCCGAGGCCTTGGCGTTCGCGACGTTGCTCATGGAAGGCACTCGCGTGCGCATCACGGGGCAGGACTCCGGACGCGGAACGTTCAGTCAACGCCACGCGGTGCTGTATGACGTGGAGGACGGCCGCACGTACACGCCCCTTGCGAAGCTCTCGGGGGACCAAGCTCCCGTCGAGATCTACAACAGCCCCTTGAGTGAAGCGGGCGTGATGGGCTTCGAGTGGGGCTACTCCCTCGACTGGCCCGATGGGCTCGTGGTTTGGGAAGGTCAGTTCGGCGACTTCGCGAACGCCGCTCAGGTGATCATCGACCAGTTCATCGTCAGCGCCGAGGACAAGTGGAAGCGCCTCAGCGGCCTGGTTCTTTTGTTGCCTCACGGATTCGAAGGCATGGGGCCGGAGCACTCGAGCGCGCGCATCGAGCGCTTCCTCACGCTGGCCGCCGAAGAGAACATTCAGATCGTCGAGCCGAGCACGCCGGCTCAGTACTTCCACTGCCTGCGCCGGCAGGCCGTGCGAAAGTGGCGCAAGCCGTTGGTCGTGTTCACGCCGAAGAGCCTGCTCCGTCATCCGGACGCCGTTAGCCCGCTGGACGACCTGGCTACCGGGCGCTTCCAGCGCGTGATCGCCGACGACCTTCCCGTGGGCGGCGGGCGCCGTGTGACGCGCGTGTTCCTCTGCAGTGGCAAGGTTTACTACGAGCTGATGAAGCGCCGCGAGGAGCTCGGGCGTGAGGACATCGCCATCGTGCGAATCGAGCAGTACTACCCCCTAGCCGACGAGCATTTGCGTAACGCCTTGTCTCCCTATCCTGACGGCACGCCCGTGATCTGGATCCAGAACGAGCCGGAGAACATGGGCGCCTGGCGGACGCTGCGTGCGCGCTTCGGTGAGAAGATTTTCGGACGTTTGCCCTTCTCCGGTGTCTGTCGTCCGGAGTCTGCGAGCCCCGCCACCGGTTCGAACGCCAGCCACAAGCTCGAGCAACAAGAGCTGATGGAGCGAGCGTTTGGCGGAGCCTGA
- the odhB gene encoding 2-oxoglutarate dehydrogenase complex dihydrolipoyllysine-residue succinyltransferase has protein sequence MAVELKVPEVGESITEVQIGEWLKKVGEAVKRDEPVVMIETDKVTVELPSPVDGVITEIKLTEGTNASVGDVVGYVEEGATATEAPAAAAPAPAAAPAPAAAPAPAAAPAPASPQGNVGGFVMPAAQREAASRGVDASQVAGSGPGGRVLKEDVQRAAAPAPQAAPAPQAAPAPAARPAPRVSAGDREEEVVAMSPMRKRIAERLVESQQTAALLTTFNEVDMSEVMAMRKQYQPMFTEKYGIKLGFMSFFVKAACDALKLVPQVNAQISGTDIVYHNYMDVGVAVGGGKGLVVPVIRNAERLSFAEVEQTISDFGARAKKNQLKLDELQGGTFTISNGGVYGSLMSTPIINPPQSGILGLHGIQERPVARDGQVVIRPMMYIALTYDHRIIDGREAVTFLKRIKECVEEPSRMLIEV, from the coding sequence ATGGCCGTTGAACTCAAAGTGCCCGAGGTGGGGGAGTCCATCACCGAGGTTCAAATCGGTGAGTGGCTGAAGAAGGTTGGTGAGGCCGTCAAGCGTGACGAGCCCGTCGTCATGATCGAAACGGACAAGGTGACCGTCGAGTTGCCGTCACCCGTCGACGGCGTCATCACGGAGATCAAGCTTACTGAGGGCACGAACGCCAGCGTGGGCGACGTGGTCGGCTACGTCGAGGAAGGCGCGACCGCAACGGAAGCGCCTGCTGCCGCAGCACCCGCGCCCGCCGCAGCACCCGCGCCCGCCGCAGCACCCGCGCCCGCCGCAGCACCCGCGCCAGCATCTCCCCAAGGAAACGTGGGTGGGTTCGTCATGCCCGCCGCCCAGCGTGAGGCAGCTTCCCGCGGGGTGGATGCCTCTCAGGTTGCTGGCAGCGGCCCGGGTGGCCGGGTGCTGAAGGAAGACGTGCAGCGCGCTGCGGCGCCCGCACCTCAGGCAGCGCCCGCACCGCAGGCAGCGCCTGCTCCCGCGGCACGACCGGCCCCTCGCGTTAGCGCAGGCGACCGCGAAGAGGAAGTCGTAGCGATGAGCCCGATGCGCAAGCGCATCGCGGAGCGTCTGGTCGAGTCTCAGCAGACCGCCGCGCTGCTCACCACTTTCAACGAGGTGGACATGAGCGAGGTGATGGCGATGCGCAAGCAGTACCAGCCGATGTTCACCGAGAAGTACGGCATCAAGCTCGGCTTCATGTCCTTCTTCGTGAAGGCCGCGTGTGACGCGCTCAAACTGGTTCCGCAGGTAAACGCGCAGATCAGCGGCACCGACATCGTCTATCACAACTACATGGACGTCGGTGTCGCCGTGGGCGGCGGTAAGGGCCTCGTGGTTCCGGTGATCCGCAACGCCGAGCGCCTGAGCTTCGCCGAAGTGGAGCAAACGATCTCCGACTTCGGCGCACGCGCGAAGAAGAACCAGCTGAAGCTGGATGAGCTACAAGGCGGCACGTTCACCATCTCGAACGGTGGCGTCTACGGGTCCCTCATGTCGACGCCCATCATCAACCCGCCCCAGAGCGGTATCCTGGGGCTCCACGGCATTCAGGAGCGACCCGTGGCGCGCGACGGGCAGGTGGTGATTCGCCCCATGATGTACATCGCGCTGACCTACGATCATCGCATCATCGACGGCCGCGAAGCGGTCACCTTCTTGAAGCGCATCAAGGAATGCGTCGAGGAACCCTCGCGCATGTTGATCGAGGTGTGA
- the lpdA gene encoding dihydrolipoyl dehydrogenase has translation MATNHDLIVIGAGPGGYIAAIRAAQLGLNVACIEYEPLLGGTCLRVGCIPSKALLEASELFNQAQNTFGSLGIRLPQVQLDLPTMLSRKDAVVKGLTSGIAGLFKKHKITRYEGHGRFLGTQNGVTRVAVRNNGADTELSAAKVIIATGSKVAPLRGVEWDGDKIGGSTEALSYPSVPKHLVVIGAGVIGLELGSVWLRLGAKVTVLEYLDRILPGMDTEIAKEAKRTFEKQGMEFRLGSRVTGARATGDGAIVEVDGQEPLQCDRVLLAVGRIPNTDGLALEAIGLSTDQRGRIPVGDHFDTGVAGVYAIGDVIRGAMLAHKAEEEGVACVEHIVTGYGHVNYDAIPGVVYTSPEIASVGKTEEELKEANIPYKKGVFPFMANSRARAIGHTEGRVKMLAHAETDRVLGVHIIGAHAGDLIAECAAAIEFGASSEDVARTCHAHPTLAEAVKEAALSVDKRPLNI, from the coding sequence ATGGCCACGAACCACGACTTGATCGTCATTGGTGCTGGCCCGGGCGGCTATATCGCGGCGATCCGCGCAGCTCAGCTCGGCCTCAACGTCGCTTGCATCGAGTACGAACCGCTGCTCGGCGGGACGTGTCTGCGCGTCGGCTGTATTCCCAGCAAGGCATTGCTGGAGGCCAGCGAGCTGTTCAACCAAGCGCAGAACACGTTCGGCAGTCTCGGCATTCGCCTACCTCAGGTGCAGCTGGATCTGCCGACGATGTTGAGCCGCAAGGACGCCGTGGTGAAGGGGCTGACGAGCGGCATTGCGGGGCTGTTCAAGAAGCACAAGATCACCCGCTACGAAGGCCACGGGCGCTTCCTCGGTACGCAGAACGGCGTCACCCGGGTTGCCGTGCGGAATAACGGAGCAGACACGGAGCTCTCGGCCGCGAAGGTGATCATCGCCACCGGCAGCAAGGTCGCGCCGCTGCGCGGCGTCGAGTGGGACGGTGACAAGATTGGTGGCAGCACCGAGGCGCTGAGCTACCCGAGCGTGCCGAAGCACCTGGTGGTGATCGGCGCTGGCGTGATTGGCCTCGAACTCGGTTCGGTTTGGTTGCGCCTTGGCGCAAAGGTCACCGTGCTCGAGTACCTCGACCGCATCTTGCCCGGTATGGACACCGAGATCGCGAAGGAGGCCAAGCGCACCTTCGAGAAACAAGGCATGGAGTTCCGTTTGGGGTCCCGTGTCACCGGTGCGCGTGCCACGGGAGATGGAGCCATCGTCGAGGTAGACGGCCAGGAGCCGCTTCAATGCGACCGCGTGTTGCTCGCCGTCGGGCGCATTCCGAACACGGATGGGCTGGCGCTGGAAGCGATCGGGCTCTCGACGGATCAGCGTGGCCGTATCCCGGTTGGCGATCATTTCGACACCGGGGTGGCTGGCGTCTACGCTATCGGCGATGTGATCCGCGGGGCAATGCTAGCTCACAAAGCCGAAGAAGAAGGCGTGGCTTGCGTGGAACACATCGTCACCGGCTACGGTCACGTGAACTACGACGCGATCCCGGGTGTGGTCTACACTTCCCCGGAGATTGCCTCCGTCGGCAAGACGGAAGAAGAACTGAAGGAAGCAAACATCCCCTACAAGAAGGGTGTGTTTCCCTTCATGGCCAACAGCCGTGCTCGCGCGATCGGTCATACCGAGGGTCGGGTGAAGATGCTGGCCCACGCGGAAACGGATCGCGTCCTCGGCGTGCACATCATTGGCGCGCACGCGGGCGACTTGATCGCGGAGTGTGCTGCGGCCATTGAGTTCGGTGCGAGCAGCGAAGACGTCGCGCGCACGTGTCACGCGCACCCGACGTTGGCGGAAGCAGTGAAAGAGGCTGCGCTGTCCGTCGACAAGCGACCGCTCAACATCTAG
- a CDS encoding sigma-54-dependent Fis family transcriptional regulator, with protein MLNPSVAIVDEDPLSRELLRLWLEAAGYDVLELASAAELLSRPILPEISCVSLTLSDTPGDALIGTLKARDPDRPALLISSLQAPDAVARALGCGAYDVLSKPLVREQVLLRVKRAAEVWRLKSRVKAVCGAADLPPSLWGRSPAIKGLLGDIDAEIHGENPLIVVGEAGSGRAAVARFLHVRGLRSGETFVSFNCAELPPARHFEELFGDHGGGAESLFARAAGGVLYIHDVGWLAAEAQQELVDALRLDGAPRSSRRPSGGWAVADVTTRPASFAARSAPRLICSSSVEVPVLARTGQLSEALASLFEGSTVSVPPLRERRDDIPELLSYWVRRLSVESGRPSPRIAASALEALLDYSWPGNVHELSQVVQRAILASDGASIQLNDLPIAVRQMFEESERDSGLFEPTRDDNVVPLRELERRAIAHALKVADGNVGHAARLLGIGRATLYRRLAEQAGSRVG; from the coding sequence ATGCTGAACCCTTCCGTAGCGATAGTGGACGAGGACCCGCTTTCGCGCGAGCTACTTAGGTTGTGGCTCGAGGCGGCGGGCTACGACGTGCTCGAGCTCGCGTCAGCGGCTGAGCTGCTATCGCGTCCGATCTTGCCAGAGATCTCCTGTGTCAGCCTGACCCTGTCGGACACGCCCGGTGACGCGCTGATTGGCACGCTCAAGGCCCGCGACCCCGACCGTCCTGCGCTGCTGATCAGCTCCCTCCAGGCACCTGACGCGGTGGCACGGGCGCTGGGTTGTGGAGCCTACGACGTGTTGAGCAAGCCGCTGGTACGCGAGCAGGTGCTGCTGCGGGTCAAGCGGGCCGCTGAGGTGTGGCGCTTGAAGTCTCGGGTCAAGGCGGTGTGTGGTGCAGCCGACTTGCCTCCCTCGCTCTGGGGGCGCAGTCCGGCCATCAAGGGCTTACTGGGCGATATTGATGCCGAAATCCATGGGGAAAATCCACTCATCGTGGTGGGTGAAGCCGGCAGCGGACGCGCCGCGGTCGCGCGTTTCCTCCACGTCCGTGGCTTGCGCTCAGGTGAGACCTTCGTTTCGTTCAACTGCGCGGAGTTGCCGCCGGCGCGCCATTTCGAAGAGCTGTTTGGTGACCACGGCGGGGGCGCGGAGAGCCTGTTTGCACGCGCCGCCGGGGGCGTGCTGTACATTCATGACGTTGGCTGGCTAGCCGCCGAAGCTCAGCAAGAGCTAGTCGATGCCTTGCGGTTGGATGGAGCTCCGAGGAGCTCAAGGCGACCCAGTGGTGGTTGGGCTGTCGCCGACGTGACCACCCGTCCAGCGTCGTTCGCCGCGCGTTCGGCACCGCGGCTGATCTGCAGCAGCAGCGTGGAGGTTCCGGTGCTGGCGCGCACTGGTCAGTTGAGCGAGGCGCTTGCCAGCCTGTTCGAGGGGTCGACTGTCTCAGTGCCACCGCTACGAGAGCGGCGCGACGACATCCCCGAGTTGCTCTCCTATTGGGTCAGGCGACTGTCGGTGGAGTCAGGCAGGCCGTCACCGCGCATCGCTGCGAGTGCGCTCGAGGCGCTGCTCGACTACAGCTGGCCGGGGAATGTCCACGAGCTGAGTCAGGTCGTGCAGCGTGCGATCCTGGCTAGCGATGGAGCGAGCATTCAGCTGAATGACCTACCCATTGCCGTGCGGCAAATGTTTGAGGAATCCGAGCGAGACAGCGGGCTCTTCGAGCCGACCCGGGACGACAACGTCGTGCCCTTGCGCGAACTGGAACGACGCGCGATTGCCCACGCTCTCAAGGTTGCTGACGGCAACGTTGGCCACGCGGCCCGCTTGCTCGGCATTGGCCGGGCGACGCTGTATCGGCGTCTGGCAGAGCAAGCTGGCTCACGGGTCGGTTGA
- a CDS encoding acyl-CoA dehydrogenase family protein has protein sequence MKRSLLSEEHRIFEKAFRTFVEREVLPKQSSWAERGMVDRETWLAAGAGGFLCPWLEEEHGGAGGDFIHSAIAIEQLAYAYESGFAMGLHSDIVTPYIHEFGTAEQKQRYLPGCASGEVITAIAMTEPGTGSDLNGIQTTALRDGDSYVINGSKTFISNGILCDVCIVAAKTDTNPDNRHQSLSLFLVDAGTQGFTKGQKLKKMGMASQDTSELHFEDCRVPKSALLGEEGMGFLMLTRKLQQERLVVAIGSQASAEQVLADTLTYVKERTAFGKPLSKFQNTKFKLAECATEVEVGRAFLDRLIAEHVAGEHLVKECSMAKLWQTEMLGRVVDECLQLFGGYGYMLEYPVTRAYMDARVQRIFAGTNEIMKVIIAQQLGL, from the coding sequence GTGAAGCGAAGTCTGCTCAGTGAAGAACACCGCATTTTCGAGAAAGCGTTCCGTACGTTCGTGGAGCGCGAGGTGCTGCCCAAGCAGAGCAGCTGGGCCGAGCGAGGCATGGTCGACCGCGAGACCTGGCTCGCCGCGGGCGCTGGTGGTTTCTTGTGCCCCTGGCTCGAAGAGGAGCACGGTGGGGCCGGCGGAGACTTCATCCACTCGGCGATCGCGATCGAGCAGCTGGCGTATGCCTACGAGTCAGGCTTCGCGATGGGGCTTCACAGTGACATCGTGACTCCGTACATCCACGAGTTCGGCACCGCGGAGCAGAAGCAGCGCTACCTCCCCGGGTGCGCCAGCGGTGAGGTGATCACCGCCATCGCGATGACCGAGCCTGGCACTGGCTCCGATTTGAACGGTATCCAGACGACCGCGCTGCGAGACGGAGACTCGTACGTCATCAACGGCTCAAAGACCTTCATCTCCAACGGCATCCTTTGCGACGTATGCATCGTCGCGGCGAAGACGGATACGAACCCTGACAATCGCCACCAGTCGCTATCGCTTTTCCTCGTGGATGCAGGGACGCAGGGTTTCACGAAGGGCCAAAAGCTCAAGAAGATGGGCATGGCCAGCCAGGACACCTCGGAGCTGCATTTCGAGGACTGCCGCGTGCCGAAGAGCGCTTTGCTTGGCGAAGAGGGCATGGGCTTCTTGATGCTGACGCGCAAGCTTCAGCAAGAGCGTCTCGTGGTGGCCATCGGGTCCCAGGCGAGTGCGGAGCAAGTCCTCGCGGATACGCTCACTTATGTCAAAGAGCGGACCGCGTTTGGCAAGCCTCTCAGCAAGTTCCAGAACACCAAGTTCAAGTTGGCGGAGTGTGCAACCGAGGTGGAAGTGGGGCGTGCCTTCCTTGACCGCCTAATTGCAGAGCACGTGGCGGGCGAGCACCTGGTGAAGGAGTGCTCCATGGCCAAGCTATGGCAGACCGAGATGCTCGGACGCGTGGTGGATGAGTGCCTGCAGCTGTTTGGCGGCTACGGGTACATGCTCGAGTACCCGGTCACGCGCGCGTACATGGATGCGCGAGTCCAGCGGATCTTCGCGGGCACGAACGAGATCATGAAGGTGATCATCGCGCAGCAGCTCGGCTTGTAG
- a CDS encoding TonB-dependent receptor, whose protein sequence is MLDVAQPWYFGLALCCVCLAAPAASAQAGDVVVKGARSDHSTQDPSAASQVLRDDELKAPGASAGDALERVSGVEVSRSGAATDRTTLSLRGSTAAQVPVYLGPLRLNDEVTGAADLGSVPLWMLDRVEVFRGSTPARADAYGMGGAVFFEPKFPRRNSIGAGLGIGSFGEQSAWGRGEVSSRGAGGWRSGALVGLRLARADNDYSYVDDRGTAFDERDDITRTRSNADFSEWDAWAIGLMRSSRGARVLTLANAFSREQGVTGLASVPAQAVRSRQQRLLAGVSVKLPCGKKAVGRRCELELGTQLLDTRESVSDPLSELGIGPGGAQNIGSRAGQRLRLTWGAGPLELSGQADVARDSLRVRGAQQSGSERFSARPALEVVLRPDARASYALSGALPIVSTRSDARVSDVSAGSDGLEPEGRLGVAYSVTEHLSLLFNVGHFTRRPTLGELFGLSSLVRGNAGLVAERGEGIDFGVRAALVQQRTFSLAVESFGFARWSRDLIAYRRSTFGVVTPFNVATARVLGVESAFQMTFDDWLRWRGSLTLQDPRDTSDDRGVSNDLLPYHARLMASSRLGFYAPRGSSLPPSELVLATSYRSSKFADPAGLVVVPEQLRWDLEAAVALYDERLQLRGMLRNLFGSRQYDLLGQPQPGRSFHASAELVW, encoded by the coding sequence ATGCTCGACGTTGCTCAACCCTGGTACTTCGGACTCGCGCTCTGCTGCGTGTGCCTTGCGGCGCCTGCTGCCTCTGCACAGGCGGGCGACGTGGTGGTGAAGGGGGCGCGGTCGGATCACTCGACGCAAGATCCCAGCGCGGCGAGCCAGGTGCTTCGCGACGATGAGTTGAAGGCGCCAGGCGCGAGTGCCGGGGATGCTCTGGAACGCGTGAGCGGCGTGGAGGTCTCCCGCAGCGGAGCTGCCACGGATCGCACCACGCTCTCTCTTCGGGGGTCGACAGCCGCACAAGTGCCCGTCTATCTCGGACCGCTGCGCCTGAACGACGAGGTGACGGGCGCTGCCGATCTCGGCAGCGTGCCGCTGTGGATGTTGGATCGCGTCGAGGTGTTTCGCGGGAGCACCCCTGCAAGGGCAGACGCTTACGGTATGGGGGGCGCGGTATTCTTTGAACCAAAATTTCCCCGTAGAAACTCGATTGGGGCCGGTCTCGGTATCGGAAGCTTTGGAGAACAGAGCGCGTGGGGTAGGGGGGAGGTCAGCTCTCGCGGCGCTGGTGGGTGGCGCTCCGGAGCGCTAGTAGGCTTGCGCCTCGCGCGTGCTGACAACGACTACAGCTACGTCGACGACCGGGGCACCGCCTTTGACGAGCGCGACGACATCACGCGGACTCGTTCGAACGCTGACTTCTCCGAGTGGGATGCGTGGGCCATTGGCCTGATGCGTTCCTCGCGAGGCGCGCGGGTGCTGACTCTGGCAAACGCCTTCTCGAGGGAACAAGGAGTGACAGGCCTTGCGTCTGTTCCAGCGCAGGCTGTGCGCTCAAGACAACAGCGACTTCTCGCTGGTGTCTCGGTTAAGTTACCTTGCGGAAAAAAAGCGGTGGGCAGGCGCTGCGAGTTGGAACTCGGGACGCAGCTGCTCGACACTCGGGAGTCCGTCTCCGATCCACTCTCGGAGCTTGGCATCGGACCAGGAGGAGCGCAGAACATCGGCAGTCGAGCGGGGCAGCGCCTGCGGCTCACCTGGGGGGCGGGCCCGCTGGAGTTGTCGGGCCAGGCTGACGTGGCGCGTGACTCGCTGCGCGTGCGCGGAGCTCAACAGAGCGGCTCGGAGCGCTTCAGCGCACGCCCGGCGCTCGAGGTCGTGTTGCGTCCTGACGCGCGCGCGAGCTACGCGCTGAGCGGCGCGTTGCCCATCGTGTCCACTCGCTCTGATGCTAGAGTCTCTGACGTTTCCGCGGGGAGTGATGGCTTGGAGCCTGAGGGGCGACTTGGCGTGGCGTACTCGGTGACCGAGCACTTGAGCCTGTTGTTCAATGTTGGACATTTCACCCGGCGCCCTACCTTGGGAGAGCTGTTTGGCTTGAGTTCGCTGGTCAGGGGGAACGCTGGACTTGTCGCTGAGCGCGGAGAGGGGATCGACTTCGGTGTGCGCGCCGCGCTCGTGCAACAGCGAACGTTCAGCTTGGCGGTCGAGAGCTTTGGGTTCGCCCGTTGGTCTAGGGACTTGATCGCTTACCGGCGGTCGACGTTTGGGGTGGTGACGCCTTTCAATGTGGCTACCGCGCGAGTGCTTGGCGTGGAATCAGCGTTCCAGATGACCTTCGACGACTGGCTGCGCTGGCGGGGGAGCTTGACGTTGCAGGACCCGCGGGACACCAGCGACGACCGCGGCGTCTCCAACGACCTCTTGCCCTATCACGCTCGGCTCATGGCTAGCTCGCGGCTCGGCTTCTACGCCCCACGGGGCAGCAGTCTTCCTCCGTCGGAGTTGGTGCTCGCGACGTCTTACCGCTCGTCGAAGTTTGCGGACCCTGCTGGGCTCGTCGTGGTTCCCGAGCAACTGCGCTGGGACTTGGAGGCCGCCGTAGCGCTCTACGACGAGCGCTTGCAGCTCCGTGGGATGCTGCGAAACCTCTTCGGAAGCCGGCAGTACGACCTCCTCGGGCAGCCACAACCGGGACGCAGTTTCCACGCGAGTGCTGAGCTAGTCTGGTAA